The proteins below are encoded in one region of Rhododendron vialii isolate Sample 1 chromosome 7a, ASM3025357v1:
- the LOC131332167 gene encoding thioredoxin domain-containing protein PLP3A-like → MDPNAVKSTLSNLAFGNVMAAAARDYQKEVLAQQKAQTSTSMNQEVDFDDLMDDPELEKLHADRIAALKKEAEKRETLKKQGHGEYREISEGDFLGEVTGSDKVVCHFYHREFYRCKIMDKHLKSLCLRHLDTKFIKLDAENAPFFIAKLGIKTLPCVILFRKGVAIDRLVGFQDLGGKDDFTTKTLEALLLRKGILSEVKRDEEDEHGDYHGNRRRAVRSSAEVNSDSD, encoded by the exons ATGGATCCAAATGCAGTTAAGTCAACTCTTTCTAATTTAGCATTTGGAAATGTAATGGCAGCAGCAGCTCGTGATTATCAGAAG GAAGTGCTAGCTCAACAAAAAGCACAGACTTCTACGTCTATGAATCAGGAGGTTGATTTTGATGACTTGATGGAT GATCCCGAGCTGGAAAAGTTGCACGCAGATCGGATTGCTGCTCTAAAG AAAGAAGCTGAGAAGCGAGAAACATTGAAGAAGCAAGGGCATGGAGAGTACAGAGAGATATCTGAAGGGGACTTCTTAGGTGAAGTCACTGGGAGTGACAAAGTAGTCTGTCACTTCTACCATCGGGAGTTTTACCGATGCAA GATAATGGACAAGCATTTGAAGTCCCTTTGCCTGAGGCATCTCGATACCAAGTTTATCAAGCTAGATGCAGAG AATGCTCCTTTCTTCATTGCCAAACTTGGAATCAAAACTCTGCCTTGTGTCATTTTGTTCAG GAAAGGAGTTGCAATAGATAGATTGGTCGGGTTTCAGGACTTGGGAGGTAAAGATGATTTCACCACAAAGACACTTGAGGCTCTACTATTGAGAAAAG GAATTCTAAGTGAGGTCAAACGAGATGAAGAAGATGAGCATGGCGATTATCACGGAAACAGGCGCAGGGCAGTAAGATCCTCTGCGGAAGTTAATTCTGATTCCGACTGA
- the LOC131332166 gene encoding uncharacterized protein LOC131332166 — translation MLKIEYVTMAVRAWELGLVLLLVFGRLMWAELIRVPVAPLCVAKSVGESVLLGLGETSRCPRNGYESVQSVDSVRVTEAKLKDYGLKKTTASATIDDTLTAYEVLEEYDFPIGLLPQGITGYELDKSTGEFSAYLNSTCTFTISGYELKYKTTITGVITSAKLYKLSGISVKVLFLWLNIAEVIRDDDDDDEELEFSVGIASADFPVDGFNERPRCGCGFDCGDVSGGRTRSRGAIVNLYRVLSDLLD, via the exons atgttgaaaatcgagtaCGTGACAATGGCGGTTAGGGCTTGGGAGTTGGGGTTGGTTCTCTTGCTGGTGTTCGGGAGGCTGATGTGGGCCGAGCTCATTAGGGTTCCGGTTGCTCCCCTTTGTGTTGCGAAATCGGTTGGGGAATCGGTGTTGCTAGGGCTTGGAGAAACTTCGAGGTGCCCGAGGAATGGATATGAATCTGTCCAATCCGTTGACTCTGTTCGTGTTACAGAG GCCAAGTTGAAAGATTACGGGTTAAAAAAAACCACCGCCTCCGCCACCATCGATGACACACTCACGGCGTACGAAGTCCTGGAGGAATATGATTTCCCCATCGGTCTTCTCCCACAAGGCATCACTGGCTATGAACTGGATAAGTCAACAGGAGAATTCTCGGCCTACTTGAACAGCACCTGCACATTCACCATCAGCGGCTACGAGCTCAAGTACAAGACCACAATCACTGGTGTCATAACCTCGGCCAAGCTTTACAAGCTGAGCGGAATAAGTGTCAAAGTACTCTTCCTTTGGCTCAACATTGCTGAGGTCATTCGcgatgatgacgatgatgaCGAGGAGCTCGAATTCTCCGTCGGAATTGCGTCCGCCGATTTCCCCGTCGATGGCTTTAACGAGCGCCCGCGGTGTGGCTGTGGATTTGATTGTGGCGACGTAAGCGGAGGAAGAACGAGATCTAGAGGGGCTATTGTCAATTTGTATCGTGTTTTATCTGATTTGTTGGACTGA